CCGTGATCTGATGCTCCATTGGAGTGACCAAGGGGGACCTCCAAGTGGCTTCTCAATATTGAAGCCCAAGCACTATCGAACTGGCACGTTTCGGGCCCGGATAGCAAGCACTTTCACGGCCACTCCAACAGAAAAATCAAAGGACTGGTTCGTTGCAGGTGTCGCACGAGAGGCTAGTAGCCTTGCTCGTTATGTTGTTCCCTACGAGGCCAGCAATGAACGACGCTTGCGAAGGGTCCATCAGCATCAGCGTGGCTTCTTGTCGTTAGGTTTGATAGCCATCGCAGTTGCCTGCCTTATTGAATTCTACACCTCTACCTGCCCAGACACCTGCCACAGGTGCCTGGGCAGGTGTGACAGGTGATCCAACTGGCGCCTTGTTGCCGGGAGTGGTTGTCCATTGTTAGTGTCGCGCAGTTATCTCTAGTTCAGCGCCATTGTGGAGGCATGAAGAGCTGGGAAGCACGTAGCGGCTCCCAGTTCTTCATGCCTTGTGTCGTTGTTGACCTGCCAGGCAACTGGAGCCGGTGGTCTGTATCCCATGACGAGTGAGGTTTGACGGTGTTGTAGTGAGCACGCCAGGGTTCGGCCAGCACCCTGATCTCCCATCGAGTAAAAAGATCTCTCCGTTGAGGAACTCATCCCGCAGTTTCGAGTTGAAGCTCTCGCAAAAGCCGTTCTCCCACGGACTGCGAGACTCGATACACAGCGTCTTTGCTCCCGTAGCGGCAAGCCATTTCCGCAGGTCTTTGGCTACGAACTCCGGTCCGTTATCGGATCGGATACGCTCCGGAACGCCCTTGATCAAGCAATTTATGCCTAGGGATTTCCCCAATGGCGCATTTTGCAACTCCATCCCACAATTGCTCATGAAGCTCATAGCGGGCCTGTCAAGCCGTCTATAGCCGCGAGTTGCGTATGAGTGAGCGAAGTTCCCCCATAAATCGCCCTCGCGTACTCCTAGCCGATGATCATCCTCATCTGTTGGAAGCTGCAACAGCTCTACTTGCCCCCTACTTTGATGTTGTAGGGACCGCGAGTGACGGCAGAACGCTGGTTTCTGAAGCGCTCCGCCTTGAGCCTGACGTGATTGTGGTAGATATCACTATGCCCGTATTGAGCGGCATTGACGCCGTCCATCAGTTGCGTGAATTGAGATCATCCGCTCGATCGGTTTTTCTGACGATTCATGCGGGAGAAGAGTTTGTAGCCGCCTGCAGGGCTGAAGGCGCGCTCGGTTATGTCCTGAAATCCAAGATGAAAACTCAGCTGGTGCCCGCGATTTGGGCCGCTCTGGCGGGAGTGGCCTACATGCCACCTCCAGCCTCCGTGTGAGATTCAACGCTCAGGGATTTCCCTAGTTGCGGAGGCGCTAATATGAGCCTAGCCTCATCACTCTAGGGACCGGGTCATCAAGCCGTTGAGGCGAGCTTGTGAGTGAAGTGATATCGCATGCACCTCTGTGCGTAAACCGAACGGCACGTAGATCGTCCTAGGGATTTCCCTAATTGTGGT
The Edaphobacter bradus genome window above contains:
- a CDS encoding response regulator; its protein translation is MSERSSPINRPRVLLADDHPHLLEAATALLAPYFDVVGTASDGRTLVSEALRLEPDVIVVDITMPVLSGIDAVHQLRELRSSARSVFLTIHAGEEFVAACRAEGALGYVLKSKMKTQLVPAIWAALAGVAYMPPPASV